The Bacillus oleivorans genome has a window encoding:
- a CDS encoding N-acetylglucosamine kinase: protein MFILGIDAGQTSTKSCLYNHEDGTYILSKGPSIDHMLTDKGQLKSKLGIQQSIKNLLNQTTQRIEEVKFAFVSISGIHKEHESLVASWILECINVEHFIIEGDVKANLAGASSGNKDGILVIAGGGSIAYCFNGNKEYVAGGYGHILGDEGSAYWIGLQAIKEAIKHTEYRGSPTKLADEILHTFNEDSFWGIKKKIHGNYIDQSDVANLSVLVEKLANLGDTVSQNILKAAGSELGELVVSIIKQLENDGIYEDVNKVYPTGGVFNSQVWVLTSMKQKVEEYRSSIQICSPAYPPIIGTIILAGEFLNIDIKFNRIKSLIEEIKYEHKR, encoded by the coding sequence ATGTTCATACTTGGTATTGATGCTGGTCAAACATCAACAAAATCCTGCCTTTATAATCATGAGGACGGGACTTATATACTTTCTAAAGGTCCTTCTATTGATCACATGTTAACAGATAAAGGACAGCTTAAATCAAAGTTGGGTATTCAGCAATCAATCAAAAATTTGCTAAATCAGACTACTCAACGTATTGAAGAGGTAAAATTCGCCTTTGTTAGTATTAGCGGTATTCACAAAGAGCATGAAAGTTTAGTTGCAAGCTGGATTCTTGAATGTATCAATGTCGAACATTTCATCATTGAAGGTGATGTTAAAGCCAACCTGGCTGGTGCATCCTCCGGAAATAAAGATGGAATCCTTGTTATTGCCGGTGGTGGAAGCATTGCCTATTGCTTCAATGGTAATAAAGAATATGTTGCCGGTGGGTATGGCCATATTTTGGGAGATGAAGGCAGTGCCTATTGGATTGGATTACAGGCAATTAAAGAAGCTATTAAACATACTGAATATCGAGGCAGCCCTACTAAATTAGCGGATGAAATACTTCACACATTTAATGAAGATTCTTTCTGGGGAATTAAAAAGAAAATTCACGGGAATTACATCGATCAAAGTGATGTAGCCAATTTATCAGTCCTGGTAGAGAAGTTAGCAAATCTGGGAGATACTGTATCACAAAATATATTAAAAGCTGCTGGCTCTGAGCTTGGCGAATTAGTCGTTTCGATTATAAAACAATTAGAGAATGATGGGATATATGAAGATGTCAACAAAGTATACCCTACCGGTGGAGTCTTTAATTCTCAGGTATGGGTGTTAACTAGTATGAAACAGAAGGTTGAAGAATATCGAAGTTCTATTCAAATCTGTTCACCAGCTTACCCGCCCATCATAGGAACTATCATTTTAGCTGGAGAGTTTTTAAACATAGATATTAAGTTTAATAGAATTAAATCTTTAATAGAGGAGATTAAATATGAGCATAAGCGCTGA
- a CDS encoding sugar isomerase domain-containing protein, translating to MSISAEGIFSSILQICNEVKENEMENIKSTAKLLAERLLGGGIIHVFGAGHSRSFGMEMCGRAGGLAPMKLVGLEDIAARDNDSINLVELERDPNTANRLLEIHDVQPEDAFIIVSNSGRNGSSVELAMQCKKRGIPVIAVTSLNHSQNSTSRHFSGKKLYEVADIVIDNHCPYGDVLLEIPKYELKTGSASTVVGAFIAQSLTVEIINIFLESNQTPPVFISANVDGGDEHNKNMIKKYEKRNITY from the coding sequence ATGAGCATAAGCGCTGAGGGTATTTTTAGTTCTATTTTGCAAATTTGCAATGAAGTCAAAGAAAATGAGATGGAAAATATTAAAAGTACTGCAAAACTATTAGCTGAAAGATTACTAGGTGGTGGAATTATTCATGTTTTTGGAGCAGGACATTCCAGGTCATTTGGGATGGAGATGTGTGGCAGGGCAGGAGGTTTGGCCCCTATGAAGCTTGTCGGCCTGGAGGATATTGCAGCCAGAGATAATGACTCTATTAACTTAGTGGAATTAGAACGAGATCCGAATACAGCCAATCGATTATTAGAAATTCACGATGTTCAACCGGAGGATGCTTTCATTATTGTATCTAATTCCGGAAGAAATGGTTCATCCGTTGAGTTAGCAATGCAATGTAAAAAAAGAGGGATTCCAGTCATCGCTGTCACCTCCTTAAATCATTCACAAAATTCAACGAGTCGCCACTTTAGTGGTAAGAAATTATATGAAGTCGCTGATATTGTAATTGATAATCACTGTCCTTACGGAGATGTGCTTTTAGAAATTCCAAAATATGAATTGAAAACGGGCTCCGCATCCACTGTAGTCGGGGCTTTCATTGCACAATCCCTAACAGTGGAAATTATTAATATATTTTTAGAAAGTAATCAAACTCCTCCTGTCTTCATTAGTGCGAATGTAGACGGTGGTGATGAACATAACAAAAACATGATTAAGAAATACGAAAAGCGAAATATAACTTATTAA
- a CDS encoding ABC transporter substrate-binding protein → MFGKQKNHWFRIILGLSFVLLFVAGCNSEDANQEEDNGENAEIVFWHYLNDRHELLKGFAEDFETETGTKVDVQLFGGDGFKQKIIAAAQTDSLPDLMTYSGGAGDLAQLVETDSVLELSSELGDLFNKFPDTLVKTFSFAEGNPHKVTKYGTYAVPMDANNMQFIYNTDLFAEAGISEAPKTWDEFIEAIDKLNEAGITPFATGMGSWVIDPILNPYEFAYLGQEQLFKIKQGEEPIIGSDYIKVLELFEEMYEHDAFAEGIATMDLPAAEQMFVNGEVAMIFDGSWGIGVFNQMNPEFKNYDVFMPPVPSDAKYDIKITGGIGVPLVVSNDTEYKEETLEFVKYLVAKEQQQEYAEKSFNLPANLEAAQSEDGMSSALRNFSLGMEHVFESPGVYKNPNASTVLQKGIQLIVIGEATPEEVLEDLAAEIEKGE, encoded by the coding sequence GTGTTTGGTAAGCAAAAAAACCATTGGTTCAGAATCATTCTTGGGTTATCATTCGTGTTATTGTTTGTTGCAGGTTGTAATTCGGAAGATGCGAATCAGGAAGAAGACAATGGTGAGAATGCAGAAATTGTATTCTGGCATTATTTAAATGACCGTCATGAACTATTAAAGGGATTTGCTGAGGACTTTGAAACTGAGACAGGGACAAAAGTGGACGTTCAACTTTTCGGTGGAGATGGATTTAAACAAAAGATTATTGCCGCAGCACAAACGGATTCATTACCTGATTTAATGACCTATTCTGGTGGGGCTGGGGATTTGGCTCAGTTAGTAGAAACGGATAGTGTACTAGAGTTGAGCAGTGAATTGGGAGATTTGTTTAATAAATTTCCAGATACATTGGTCAAAACATTTAGTTTCGCAGAGGGAAATCCTCATAAAGTAACCAAATATGGAACCTATGCTGTCCCTATGGATGCTAATAACATGCAATTCATTTACAATACAGATTTATTTGCCGAAGCGGGTATTTCGGAGGCCCCTAAAACATGGGATGAATTTATTGAAGCTATTGATAAATTAAATGAAGCGGGCATTACTCCGTTTGCAACAGGTATGGGATCATGGGTCATTGACCCCATTTTAAACCCTTATGAATTTGCTTATTTAGGCCAAGAACAATTATTTAAAATAAAACAAGGGGAAGAGCCAATTATCGGGTCTGATTATATTAAAGTGTTAGAACTTTTTGAAGAAATGTATGAACATGATGCATTTGCAGAAGGTATCGCGACAATGGATTTACCAGCTGCTGAGCAAATGTTTGTCAATGGCGAAGTGGCAATGATATTTGATGGTTCATGGGGAATTGGTGTATTTAATCAAATGAATCCAGAATTCAAAAACTATGATGTATTCATGCCACCAGTACCATCCGATGCCAAATATGATATCAAAATTACTGGAGGAATCGGTGTTCCTCTAGTAGTGAGCAATGACACAGAATACAAAGAAGAAACATTAGAATTTGTGAAGTATTTAGTAGCGAAGGAGCAGCAGCAGGAATATGCGGAAAAAAGCTTTAATTTACCTGCGAATCTAGAAGCTGCTCAATCAGAAGACGGTATGTCATCTGCCTTACGTAATTTTTCATTAGGGATGGAGCATGTTTTTGAATCTCCAGGTGTCTATAAAAATCCAAATGCCAGCACTGTTTTACAAAAGGGGATTCAACTTATTGTAATTGGTGAAGCAACGCCAGAAGAGGTATTAGAGGATTTAGCTGCAGAGATCGAAAAGGGAGAGTAA
- a CDS encoding carbohydrate ABC transporter permease, with protein sequence MNPNQMVEKPLEVKTGKRKKSYEKYWNLFYVLPAIILFLTFSLFPIIRTIQYSFSDANGVNINFNYIGFQNYIEAITDSNWWHAVGNGAIFAVLSLIFMNTIALLLSIAVNSGVRGSKIYRVIYYVPPILSGIVVGYVWKWIYESNGILNTFLTKIGLEEWTHVWIGSTDTALYAVAVTSMWQGIGGSFILFLAGLQGIPKDLYEAAEIDGANRFHKLIYITVPSLKRVYTLVNILTILGALGIFNQVYSMTMGGPGYETEVPALRIYREAFTNSDFGLASAFSIIFGIMLFILSIIQLKVSQKD encoded by the coding sequence ATGAATCCAAATCAAATGGTGGAAAAGCCACTGGAAGTAAAGACCGGAAAACGAAAAAAAAGCTATGAGAAGTACTGGAATCTATTTTATGTACTGCCAGCTATCATTCTATTTCTTACGTTTTCTCTCTTTCCAATCATCCGAACCATTCAATATAGTTTTTCAGATGCAAACGGTGTCAATATTAATTTTAACTACATTGGTTTCCAAAATTATATTGAAGCCATAACAGATAGTAATTGGTGGCATGCCGTAGGAAATGGAGCCATTTTCGCCGTATTATCATTGATTTTTATGAATACCATTGCCCTGCTTCTTTCAATAGCGGTGAACTCCGGAGTAAGGGGAAGTAAGATTTACCGGGTGATTTATTATGTTCCGCCTATCCTCTCAGGGATTGTTGTGGGTTATGTTTGGAAGTGGATTTATGAATCGAACGGAATTTTAAATACATTTTTAACAAAGATTGGTCTGGAAGAATGGACACATGTTTGGATTGGTTCAACAGATACGGCTTTATATGCGGTAGCTGTTACCTCCATGTGGCAAGGGATCGGGGGCTCCTTTATTTTATTCTTGGCTGGATTGCAAGGGATCCCGAAAGACCTATATGAAGCGGCAGAAATTGATGGAGCCAATCGCTTTCACAAGCTAATCTATATAACGGTTCCATCACTAAAACGGGTCTATACATTAGTAAACATTCTTACGATTCTAGGAGCTTTAGGTATCTTCAATCAAGTGTATTCGATGACAATGGGCGGTCCTGGGTACGAAACAGAGGTTCCTGCTCTTCGGATATATAGAGAAGCGTTTACGAACTCTGATTTTGGATTGGCAAGTGCCTTCTCCATTATCTTCGGCATCATGCTCTTTATTCTATCTATCATTCAATTAAAAGTTTCTCAAAAGGATTAA
- a CDS encoding carbohydrate ABC transporter permease — translation MQRLKNFFTNSGIHLFLIFWAIVSIFPLIWMISTSLKERNEIFTNRGLIPNNAFNFKNYIDAWIDGGFNLYTLNSIIYTVAVVIGIVIISSLAAYGISRLEMFGKKTIYLSFMATLMIPIPGAFISIYIVMSNLGLANTRTGYILALIATSLPVSIFILKSFFDDISRELEEAAIMDGANRFQIYYKIMLPLARPAIATIIILNTLSVWNEFMLALVVFTDNSLMPIQMGLSVFVGQYTTQYELLMAASTIMVLPVILIYILMQKQFIKGITSGAIKG, via the coding sequence TTGCAAAGACTGAAGAATTTTTTTACAAATAGCGGTATCCACTTATTTTTAATTTTTTGGGCGATAGTTTCAATTTTTCCTTTAATTTGGATGATATCAACTTCCCTGAAAGAAAGAAATGAAATCTTTACGAATAGAGGCTTAATTCCAAACAATGCCTTTAATTTCAAAAACTATATAGACGCTTGGATCGATGGCGGCTTTAATCTATACACACTAAACAGTATCATTTACACAGTTGCCGTCGTGATTGGAATTGTGATTATTTCCTCTTTAGCTGCTTATGGTATATCGAGACTAGAAATGTTTGGAAAAAAAACCATCTACCTCAGTTTCATGGCAACTTTGATGATTCCAATACCAGGCGCGTTTATTTCTATTTACATTGTTATGAGTAATTTGGGTTTAGCAAATACTAGAACAGGCTATATTTTAGCTCTAATCGCAACTTCCCTCCCGGTATCCATATTCATTTTAAAATCCTTCTTTGACGATATTTCACGAGAGTTGGAGGAAGCTGCCATTATGGATGGTGCAAATAGATTCCAAATTTACTATAAAATTATGTTGCCTCTTGCACGTCCCGCCATAGCTACAATTATTATTTTAAATACTTTATCCGTATGGAATGAATTCATGCTTGCACTTGTCGTGTTTACAGATAACAGTCTCATGCCGATTCAAATGGGCTTATCTGTTTTTGTTGGACAATATACTACTCAATATGAACTTCTCATGGCGGCTTCAACAATAATGGTACTACCCGTTATTTTGATTTATATCTTAATGCAAAAGCAATTTATTAAAGGTATAACTTCAGGAGCAATCAAAGGGTAA